From the Anaerolineales bacterium genome, one window contains:
- the gcvH gene encoding glycine cleavage system protein GcvH, protein MNFPAELKYTTNDEWIRVEGDSGVVGLTDYAQDQLSDIVYVEFSGAPGQQIAKGAGFASVESVKAAADVYMPVDGEILETNAQLPTQPESINSDPYGAAWLAKIKIRDATQLDGLMDAAAYEAFCQERQA, encoded by the coding sequence ATGAACTTTCCCGCGGAACTGAAGTACACCACCAACGATGAGTGGATTCGTGTAGAGGGCGATAGCGGGGTCGTGGGCCTGACCGACTATGCTCAGGACCAACTGTCTGACATCGTGTATGTCGAGTTCAGCGGCGCGCCCGGCCAGCAGATCGCCAAAGGCGCCGGCTTCGCCAGCGTCGAATCAGTAAAGGCAGCCGCGGACGTTTACATGCCGGTGGATGGCGAAATCCTGGAGACCAATGCCCAACTGCCCACCCAGCCCGAAAGCATCAACAGCGATCCCTACGGCGCGGCCTGGCTGGCCAAGATCAAGATCAGGGATGCAACTCAGCTGGATGGCTTGATGGATGCGGCAGCCTATGAGGCCTTCTGCCAGGAGCGCCAGGCGTGA